From a single Kitasatospora sp. NBC_00458 genomic region:
- a CDS encoding transcriptional regulator, protein MPASFDPLLQHPTRLTVLAFLSACAEAEFGTVRDHCEVSDSVLSKAATALEQAGYLKVRKGSAGRRPRTWLVATRAGRRALAEHLAELQRLVAAAEAAGAATEAAAPADAAPADSVPRDSTPADD, encoded by the coding sequence ATGCCCGCCTCGTTCGACCCGCTGCTCCAGCATCCGACCAGGCTCACCGTGCTGGCCTTCCTGAGCGCCTGTGCGGAGGCCGAGTTCGGCACGGTCCGCGATCACTGCGAGGTCTCCGACTCGGTGCTCAGCAAGGCCGCGACCGCGCTGGAGCAGGCGGGCTACCTCAAGGTCAGGAAGGGGTCGGCCGGCCGGCGTCCGCGCACCTGGCTCGTGGCGACCAGAGCCGGCCGCCGGGCCCTCGCCGAGCACCTCGCCGAGCTCCAGCGCCTGGTCGCCGCCGCCGAGGCCGCGGGCGCCGCGACCGAGGCGGCCGCTCCCGCCGACGCCGCTCCCGCGGATTCCGTTCCCAGGGACTCGACCCCCGCCGACGACTGA
- a CDS encoding ribonuclease, translated as MTSRNRLFTLLAVLLCVLAAAVGYVLSDDAGDSTSKASATPSAGPATPGSDGPATPKPTAPRPTPPKTSPPAGTASAPGTPVPAGTWVPTDASLADVCRTKLPAQAVDTLGLIAKGGPYPYRSDGIVFENRESRLPRKASGYYHEFTVVTPGSADRGARRVVTGGSGEQYWTADHYATFQEIDVRC; from the coding sequence ATGACCAGCAGAAACCGCCTGTTCACCCTCCTGGCCGTGCTGCTCTGCGTGCTCGCCGCCGCAGTCGGGTACGTCCTGTCGGACGACGCCGGCGACAGCACGTCCAAGGCCTCCGCGACGCCCTCCGCCGGACCGGCGACGCCCGGGTCCGACGGGCCCGCGACGCCGAAGCCCACCGCACCGAGGCCCACGCCGCCGAAGACCTCCCCTCCCGCCGGTACCGCGTCCGCCCCGGGCACGCCCGTCCCCGCCGGGACCTGGGTGCCGACCGACGCGTCGCTCGCCGACGTCTGCCGGACGAAGCTGCCGGCCCAGGCGGTCGACACCCTCGGCCTGATCGCGAAGGGCGGCCCCTACCCCTACCGCTCGGACGGCATCGTCTTCGAGAACCGGGAGAGCCGTCTCCCGCGGAAGGCCTCGGGCTACTACCACGAGTTCACCGTCGTCACGCCCGGCTCGGCGGACCGCGGCGCCCGACGGGTGGTCACGGGCGGTTCGGGCGAGCAGTACTGGACCGCGGACCACTACGCCACCTTCCAGGAGATCGACGTCCGCTGCTGA